TAATAACTGCATTGGCGCCACACTCCAGACCAACTCGTCCAAACAAAAACTTCCCCACCTGTAaatgtattaaaaataaaaatgaaggaTAAATGCAGAGCCTATTCAGCAAGCATGCATCTAATTAATACCTTAGCCGCATAGCACCCAACTAAAACTAAGAGTTCATATTGGCATGATTGGTGTCTCTTTGAACACATTCACCATAGAGTTCATGAATTAAATAGGTAGTGTTGTTCTCTCATCTGAAAAACTGGGGTCTAATAATAAATGTTTGTTCAACAGGTAAAACACTTTAGCACTCTGATAGATAAAAGGATTTAGTTATTGAGACAGCTAAGCCGTGAAGTAGGTTGAAAGCAAATTCTGTTGTGTTGTTCACACAATTATTAGAAAATGTTCCAAAGCATTTCACTAAGCATAGCTAAGATACTAATGAGAAAGCAGATAAAAATGGCATCCTAAGCATTTGCAACTCCTATCCTGTGGAATTTATTCCCATATATTGTTCAATTCTTACATATGGAcacttgattaaaaataaaaatcaaggcCTTGGATGAGTTAATCTAAACGGCCTTGGATGAGTTGTTGAACAGACTAACTAAAGCCAGGAATAGTGAGGTACCTTATTCAAGTGCACTTTCAACTTCTCATCAGAAAGTCCAGAAAGAGCAGACTTGAGTCCTTTTGAGGACAATCCATTTGAATTAGCCAGTTCAAAGACCTTATCCATAAATGCCTCAACATTTTCAGTGCCCGCAGAAGATGCATGCATATATTCATGTTGGTAAAACAAGCAAATTTGGTCCAGGAACGGCAGAGCGCCTTTCTTGTGACTGCAAGTCATCATCCAAAGCAagataaagaaagaaaaatgtaCAGTTTAATTAAGccattaagaaaataaaacagtGCCCAAAGATAAGCTGCAAAAGAATCAGACCTATATGATGAGGCTGTGATTTGGAAAACTTTCATGAAAAGAAAGCTTGGTGAATGAGGATCCTGAATGGAGTTAAACAGCACTGCCAAGCGTCCAGTTGTGGTGCCTGCCATCTGACGAAGAATCCAAATACTTAAAATTCTCGTAACCAAGAGTATTTAGTAATAACAAACGatgaagaatatatatatatatatatatatatatatatatatatatagagagagagagagagagagagagaaggagaaCTACCAGATAATGTATTCCTTCACGAAGCAATCTCATCCCTTTATCTGACGCCATACTGACAGCAAGAAGATGAGTCACAGGCTTCAAATCATCTATTGCTGGAAAAGAAGTTAAGACGCCACAAATGAAATAGATACTCAAACATGTTCCATAATAAACAACAGCGTTAGGCTGAGTATGGCTTACTTCCAGTAGAATGTAAGTAGCTGATTTCATTAAAAAATGAGTTGTCTGCAAGAATTAAAGCCGAAAGAGATACAAATCTCGGTTTGACTTTCCCTTCAGCTATAATCTAAGTCAACAGAGAGACAACAATGTATTCAATTATTTCAGGCACACAAAAACCAATGCAACATATTTTGGGAAAATAAAGAATTGTACCTGTGGATTATAGCGCTGCACACCACTCTCTGATAGATACTTGTCCAGGACATCCGTATGAGAGTTTATGTGCCCAAAATAGACATTTTCTTGTATTCTAGGAAGTTCATCATTCATGGCATTCATAAGAGCTTCCTGCAAGTAGAAGTTCCAGGTATATTATATCATATTATAGGACAGTCTCATCCTCCTAGAAATACACTTCAATGGACAGATAACAAATGGAGTATGAACAATGAACATTTTGGCTTCATATAGCTTATGCAGCTGTCAAATCAAATAGTAAcaagaaaaattagaaataaattAAGTAGCCAATTAGTATCTCGTACATCAGGTGTCCACGGAAAACTCAGTCCCTAAACCTTTCTCAGAAGCAAATTCCATCTTATTGGAAACATATCTATCTTTGAGCAACTAAAACACATGGAGAAAAGGCAATTTCATGAGAACATGGTATTTAAAGAACAAATCTTATTTCCTAAAGAAACTACCCACATAATATTTTTCTAGaactatattattattattattattaaagcAAATTCGCTAGGCGAGGTACCTAGGGCtagttttttatttattattaaataAAAGTGAACCTCAAAGAGAAGAGTACAAGCAAGGGGGGCTATATATGCCATACTTGTAAAGGAGATTTTTCTTTTTCCCTTCCCAGTGAACAAAACTTCAGAAAATGGTAAAACAGGCAACTATTGAGACCATTTATGCATCTGGAAAATAAGTAGACGCAAATTTAAAGCTAAAAATGTCAGATACTAAGATATTGAATCTGTGATCATAAATAGGGTTATACCTCAGTAGGGTCATGGACAAGCCCATTGAACAAGAGGCAACATTGCCTCTTAGCCAAACCCAGCTTAAATACAAACAGAGAGTTTTCCTCGGAGAGTTCTTTAAAAGTATGCTCCTTCTCCAGTTTCAGTAAAGTATCTTGAGGAGGAGTTTTAGCCTGTGGTCTACAAAAAGACACTAGATGTAAATGTTTTGGAACACATTTTTAAGAAAGAAACAATCTATCAACTCAAAAAATTAGGAATGGATAGCCCTTGTAATGCATGTAGCTCTCAAAAAAACAAGCAGAAAAATAGAACTGGGTGCTTGGAAAATGGTAGACTTACAGCAGTGTTTCCACAAATGCCCCTTCCACGTGGTGTACTTCAGGAGGATCTTCAGCAACTGACTCAATTCGCAATTTGTTTACCTACAGTTCTAGGTGAAACTATTACTTAACTGTGTATATTAGTAATACACCAAAAACAATACTGGAGCTGTGGAGCAACAGGAAAATTTCAGAAATCAAAGTAGCGAAAAGTTTTCTAAAGTTGAAACCCATACACCTCCTGATATGAATCGCCACCATTATCCAGAAGGAGCTAGCTCTAGTACTTCTCATATTTACACACCTTATTGGAGATGCTTCAGACATAATTGTCCTAAAATTTACACTAGCTAAGGCATTTTTCTATGAGAGCTATGCTCGATTGATGTGGGGGAAGCTCCATATTATATATGAGAAGTATGACAAAAAGTAGAGAACCCACCCAAAAATATGGGTCTCTACAGAAAAAAAACAATCATCTACACTAGCAAAGGCATTGTGGCAAGGAAGAAAGAATAATATGACTGAGTAGAATAAAAACACCTATGAGGCATGACAAGCAGTGGAACTGATTTAAGGTATACAACCCAACAGGACACGACCGCCATGCCAGGTCATGATAAAAGTTACACATTAGAATCAGGGTTTCCTTTATTCTTTGATAGGTAAATATAATCTTTTCTTAATAAAAGAGGATAACAGCAAATAATTCCACAAAACACAAAGAAATTGGGGACATGCAGAATTACATGGAAGATTAGAAATTAGTAATTGCCAATGACAGCCAAGACAATATGGTTCCTCTCAGAAGGGAAACAAGTGTTTTGCTTCTTTGGGATTTTTATCAGACACTCCTTTATGCATTGACTTGTTAACCTTCAGGAGCAACCGTTCACATACTAACATGATAATTACACATTTGGCATCCGATGCAAGCTAACATATTCATTAATATGCATTATACAGAATAGAAGGTATTGAAATCATACATTGCTCAGGAACTGGAAAGCTGTTACAATTCCTTGGTTTTCCTTGATGTAGATGAAAAGACGAATAATCTGCGAAAAAACATTACAGTTTTCATCAGTTCATACACATCAATAACAAAGTTGAAGAACTTCAATGGAAATAAAAACTGTAAATGGAACAAAGAAAGACAGTGAAAAGAGTTCCTTTTTAAGAAAAGTAATGAAAATTTTACTATTAAACAATAGCATCCAGCAAGTGCAATAGATGAGTAGTACAACCACAGCAATATGTATCTTAGAACACTAGCTACATGTGAAAGAAGAGTCATGATAAATCATGTTCTAAAAGAAAGTAATAATATCATCAACAGCTCACAGTATGTAGTAAGTTGCCTCTACGacaaaacatcatgcataagGGTGCTAAGTGCACCAATCTCAACATCTTGATGTATGCATTGCTATTTACCTatcaaaaaaagaaaagcaacTAGATGCATGCATGTAATTTACTCCAAGCTGTTAGAGTAAGGTCCAATCAAATACTTCTATAAGTTGCCAGCCAATTGAGCTTTTAATTACATGATACCAGTTAGCATAGCACGTAGAAGAATATTATAAGTCCATATGACAAGTACCTTATAGAAGTATGTTGCAGAAAAAAATTTATGCAACAGGCATCATATCAAGTATGATATGCACAAATATAGAAAGATGAAAAAAGCAGAGCGATCCTGTTACTGTTACATGGCTATATACACAACTTAGTAATTAATCAGGAAAACATTTCACTGAACTTCTACGCCATATGTAGGGCAAATAAGGCATAGAAATCTAAGCAAATGTAACCTGACTATACGCCTGTTAAGACCATGCGTCATGCAAAAGAAACAAATATTTACTTGTAAACATTAAGTCCACTTGACTTATACCAAGAATGAAAGCAATGAGTTAAAAAGTCTAAATAATCTTATTCGATCATTTACTAGTTACTATGACAAGATTTGAGTAATTACCAAACTCGAGAGGTCTTCCTGACTTGGACTATCCTTCTCCCTATAAGAAAGGGGAAGTTCACCACCGCCTGATTCGATCTCCTTAATTAACTTCGTAGAGTACAATATCACACCAAATCTCATTGGAATATGATTCTCAAACATCGAAACGATTGCGTCAATTGTCTGCAGATTTTAGAGAAACTGTTAACCAATATTCTTTTATCACTATTGATTGGATGACAACAAAACGTAACCAACTAAAAAACAAATTAGCACAAAAACATTTTTCGGGTTCACATAATGATAGAGCTTGCCTCAAGCCCACAAATGGAGGCAGGGTCCAAAACATAAACTGCATGGAAGAGGTTCTTCCGGATGTAACGCATTTGTCCAGGGTAGACTGGCATCAGGAGCTAAAGCAGAAAGATGCAAACAGTTAGAAACTTAAAAGCTAAGTGATGCCGAAAAGCACAATCCAAGGATCAGAGAAACAAGGTACCTCGTTTAAATTGTTCCGCCAACGTTTATACATCTCATCCACCTCCAAGTTATTGAGATAATGAACATGATCTGAGCGAAAATCAACACGGAAAGTACTGGACTCAGAAGGGGGCAGTGCTGCAAGGAGCTTCCTCACGGTGCTAACAGGAATCTGAAATTCAGGCAACAATTAATGCATGGGCTTTTTGCTTAACAGGACATTCATGACAAAAATAACACCAAAGGCATTTGAGATAGAAATAAAGTTTGAGACATAAACATCCTATGGATGCAATGCACAACCTACAGGCAAAAGAGACAAGTGAAAATTTAGAGTATGCAAAATCAAGTACCAATAAAATTCATCTCACATGTTGAGTTCCATGTCTAAATGACCTATTTGCTACAACTTGCAATCATATACATTTTATGTACAACTGATGAAAAAGCTCTAATTGATGTTCTAGGTTCGGAGCATACTCTCCACGAGCAGAAGCCGAGGCAACTTAATATAATGGCCATGTTAGGTCGCTAGCTTTTGTAATTGAAATGATTAACTGAACTTCACCCATAGTTAAGGTTCAAGCATTATAGACTTCTCTTTTAAATGACGGAATATACTGTATAAAATATATGAAGCATTTTAGCCTCCTTAGCAAGATGTTTCTgcagcatattccaaaaattcaccAACCCCAATAAATCAGGTAATTGCTCACTGGTAGCATCAGAAGAAAATCTCAGATAGCTAAAAAAGATGTCAAAACCCAGGGCAGCTGTATCAGGCATGCCCTTGAAAGGTTCTAGAGTTCCGCACCTTCATTTTAGCGTATTGATCAGCTAATGACAACTCCTGATGGACCATGTCAACCAGCCTGGAAAACAAGTTTCAGAAGTTCTTAAGTCAACCAACAGGAAAAAGGATGATCTCCACTTCTCACAATGAAGCACTTACTGATGATAAAAAACAAGTTTTAAAAGCAAAATCAGTCAGCAAAcaataaattgaaatcattcaCAAGCAACATTTTCTATTCTGTCAAAAAGTTATGTCTTAACCATATAACCAAGCACTCAGAGAACCTTTGCTGAAGCACATATAATAGTAGCAAAGGATGGAATTTCCAAGAGTTGACAGATATTTCACAGTGCTGCATTGATGGTGTGCAAAGTGTAGGCACGGTCTGCTCCACACAGCACAAAGCCACAAATTGTCTTATTACAGTACACAGGGTGAGTTAAATTGTCAGGTCATCTGATATGCCATTATCACATCTTTCCAGCTACTTCTAAAACCAAAGGATGGCTAATCGACAATCCAGAACACAAAATTCCACTGCTGGTGGATTCAAGGACGAGAAACAATGCACAGGAAATAAGAGTATAAACCCTTGAAGAAAGCAGAAGTAGACAAAATCTATAAACTTCAGGgagaagaaaaaacaaaaatgaTGAATAGGGAAATAAGTTTCCATCATTTCCGTTGTCAGCTTATTTTGCCTCTCAGTTGTGAAAAACAGCTGTAGCTAATTGGGTATGACATCTCAACAGAGACGGATGCAGGATTTATCTCTATGAATTCAACCTTCATTGGTTTTTAGTGGGTTTTTACACATATATTTATGCTCCATGTCATAAATACTGGGTAGATGAACCCGGTACCGAAACGCTGCATCCATCTCTGCATCTAGAGCAGTTGACACTTGTGTCAATTCAAAATTTGAGGGGATTAAAGAAGGGGGGAAAACAACAAGGGTAGAGTAGTGGTTATCCAATCAACTCTTATAACTCAATATTGTAATTTTAGgtccaacaacaacatcatacccagtgaaatcccacaagtggggtctgggaagggtagagtgtacgcagaccttacacctaccttgggaggtaggtgAAAATGTATTAGTATTTATAGGTAAGTTGGACAAGGTATTTGCAAGTTGAAGttgcgtttggacatgcatttcaaaCTTGAAAAACTTCTTTTCAAATTGGATCGAAAAGTTGAAGCAAGTGAATAATAGCAAATGGCAAATATATGGAGGGAGGTGGTCCCAATTCtgaatttatatttttcttcTCCCCATGTCTTGACAGTCTAATAATAGCAAATATTACGGACTTTAAAGGAAATGAATTACGCAGATGGCAAATATATGGAGGGAGGTGGAGGAGATAGAGAAAGATGGTCTAGAAGCAAGTGAAAGCATTACAAATAAAGGTCAATATCTTCAATATTGACTAAAGCACCATTCAAAGCCATTAATGACTTTCCAGGTGGGATCATTCGCTGATTTGCAACAATTTCCTCTTTGATAGATTCATTGAGCTGCATTAAATTAAAAAACATATCAAGCGATCAGATCCCTAATAAATGTTACATTAGTTGGAAAAAATATTTACCAGTGGAATACTAAATATGCTAACTGAAAATATTTTACCTTCATCCGAGATAAAGAAGAGACAACACTAGGAAAATTTTGATTAATTTCTTGCATTGACTGCAAAGGATCAGCCGCATGAACTATCCTCTGCGCAGTTTGATGCCCTAAATCTGTTTATTTATATTTGGCATCGCCAAGGGAATGACCATAAGGTTAGCTTTTAATCAAAAGAAGCTTTTGTTTCTGATATTGACAAGTTCTGAGCTCATAATAGTAAGGTTATATATCATCACCTTTTAATTCCCAGACATCAAGTGTATCAGAAACTGCTGATGATAGAAGATAATCCCTGAAAGCCATTATTTCAGATGTTAACTCCTGTCTACGCTCCTGCAGATATGGAAGACAGAATCGGTTCTTCAATGACCACAGCCTTGACAGAGTGGATTGCACACAACTATTAAAACCACCCAACAGAGCTTTTACTGGACTCTGAAAGCTAATCTCACAAGGCACGAACCATAATGCAGAATTTAAAAAGAGAGTCttgagcccatttggattggcttataagttgcttataagctgtttttagcttttttgagtgtttggctggccagcttaaagtcattttgtgcttaaaataagctcaaaaaaataattgggcccatttgacttagcttatctaaagcagcttataagctgaaaacagcttataagccaaaaaaaataagttagactaccccaacttattttttttagcttataagctgcaaacagcttataggcataagcccatccaaacaggctccttgTTTGCATCTCAGCTATAGTGTTTGCATTTAATCTGCCCTTCATTATTAACTTTGTGCTTTCATGGGAGGAAGGGAAAAgtgtaaggttttttttttttttttttttttgttgatataAGTAATAAATGGCATTAAAAGAAGGGCAAAAAGCACCATTATACAAGAAGTCTACCAAAAAGTAGAGAACCTTACAAAAATGGTATTCTACAAAAGACAAGAAATCAACAGTAAGAGGACAGATCTCTATCTTCCGTCTTTGTTCAAATAAGAGGTCAAAAGGGGGTGGAAGATATAGAATGGTAAGGTGGAAGGGGGAGAAGAAAGAATCACGGGGAGTTACTGTGTACTCTGACTTGTTATTCTGCATAGCTTCACCAAGTCAAGTCAAAAAAGGGAGAATAAACATACAATAAGACCACAAAGAGAGAAACTTTTGAGGAACTGGGTCAAACAGACAGCACTTTACAAAGCTttaaaaaaaagggcagcccggtgtaCAAAGCATCCTGCGTTAGCAGGATCTGGGGAAGGGCCACAACCCAAGGGGTGTGATGAAGACAgcctaccctaatgcaagcattagtggctgcttcCACGGTTCGAACCCATTACCAAGCTTACCTTCACCAAAGGTGATCATCCACTCAAACACACCagtgttatttcttttacttAAAGGGAGAATATAAGCTCTCTATGGTATTACTACTTGTCCTTCAGTAAAATAATTTCGATGCatattttttgtaaaattttAGAAATTTCAGGCTAGATGAACACTATATTCTCCACCAAATCATCTTAGTGGAAAAGGTGATAAAATACCACTAATCTTTCCTTTTATTTTACTTAATCAGCAAACTTTGTTATCATCCTTTCTCATCTACCCAGAACCTCTTTATGTTGTCAGTAAAGTTTGTCAATATCATTTTCGTTGGCAACAttgctttttttcttttctgaacAGTACTTCCACAAATTCATCAACAAGTACATTTACTGTGTAGCTTTAATCATATTCCTGTATGTGTTCTAAAAGGCAATAATTTCAACAGACCGTTTTAACAATATTTATCAGTTTGAGATATAAAAAAGGTTGATAATACAAACCAGAATCCTAGAGAATACAAATCCTCTGACTTCTTGGCTAAGATCTTCAGTGTGAGGATCTTCGAGAGTGACCCCTGCAGCAATTAATTAAATAAGATACTTTCTGTTAAGCACAAGATAAAAGAAGCAAAGACATCTAAATTTTTTTTAATCGGGTGTTAAAAGAAGCAAGGACATGGGACAGAAAAATACTTGAGATATAATGCGAATAAAGCAGAAACTTTAAATGTGAGATAAGCACCACTATCAGGTGAACTCCTAATTTCTCCAAGAAGTAAAGTGGGTGGATCTTATAAAACCCAAAGTTTTGCTCAACAGATACAGTATATTCTTTTTTGAAAAGGTAAAGATACGAGTATATTTCAAATCCAAAAAGTCATTTTTTTTGGCAAAAACATTTTCACACAATCTGGAAACGAAAAGACAACCTGCTTTTTAACACAAGTATAGACACTATCAAAGAGAACTGGAaacaaatatacaaaaaaaaaaaagagtctcaGAGAATCATTGCAAAGACAGTGAATACAAGACAAGTTTAGCCTTGATATCACAAAAATAAAGGACGTTTTTTTCTGTTGATTTTCTTGTGGGAAAATCATGAGGTCTGAAGGTGCCAGTCGCTTTATTCTTGAGCCAAGCAGTTTCAGCTAGCCACGGAAAATTGTAATAAAAGAGCGAAAAAGATCCTGAACCAAAACAATTCCAGGCTTCCCATATTAGAAAAAGCAATGTTATCCTATAGGAAGTGGTAAATCATCCTAAGCTGACAAAATTATATTCGACACCCTGTTGGAGATTACCCATCAATACCGCTGCTTGCATCGAGTAACATAATTCAGATGAGTGCACAACAGAACTTACCTTTCTTTACAGTGCTGTCATCCATAGCCTTGTATTCCATGTTTTTCAGTGCTAGTTCCACACCATAACCACCCAAGTTCAAGGAGTCTCTGGTACCAAGAGCTCCACACGGAGTACTTTTTGATTCACATCCAGAAGGTAACACAGGTCTAACTACATAATAGATTTTCCCCTGTGATAGTTATTGGATAGTCAGCACTAGAACAATTAAACTCTAGTTTTGGTTTTAGTAGTAGGAGGTAGAGTACAACAACAGAGGGAGGGGCCATTTCCCCTGTTTGATAAGAATCAAAACAAAGCAAAAGTAAAGAAGAGTATGACACCTTTCAGTCATCTTCAACGCCTCCAAAAAATGGACAGAGATGAGGAAATGAAATGTTTTTACTTGCCCCTCTCTAGTTGTAACGAACAACATGGAGATAACACTAATATGTCTCATACACAAGGATAATGAATAGGTCAACCCCCACCCGAGCCCTTCAacaccccacccccccccccccccccctctctgtTGCAAGCATTTTGTTAAGTAAAAACATAGGGGAAACAAATTCAAATGTTTCAATTGATTAAaatgaaaacaaaagaaaagtcATAATGAGGAATGAGGAAAGATTTAGAATCCCTTGGAGTGCGCAATTTAAGGGATGTAGCTACACgttttccttttttaaaaattTCTTGCAAACTATCTAATATAGGGGATACAACCAACTCATTCTCAAATCttattttttccttctttcttacaagAAGCATACTGATAACCAAGAGCATCCACTAAGGCTCCACCTTACTTCCTCTATAGCCCTGATATATTTAATTAATGAAAATGGAAACTATGTGAGGGTACCTttgataaagaaaaaaaaaatctttgtcaTCTAACAAGTTTCTACTCACTTAATTATATTGGAGAGTTACTTATTTTGCTTCTCAAAGTGCAAACAGATGTATCATAAAAAGAGATGTTTTTTTACTTTTAGATAAGAGCAGCCGAAAAAGAGATGTTGAATATTGAAGAGCTTTTATCAATGTCAGGGTATTCATATACTTAAAGAAAATACTCTAGAGGATCCAAATCATGCACAGCCATTCTGATTGCTTCTGGAGGGTCAAGAGAAAGGTAATAAATAAGCACAACGGATGAGATAGCTTATAATGGTAGCTAACCTCTCTGGCCGCACTGGCCAAGGTCCGATGAAATTGTTCAAAGCAATTGGTCCCCAGAGCACCATATAAAATAGCTACCGGACTTCCTACATTTGAATCGGGATGGACATGATCAAACTCAAAAAGCTCCGGGTGTAATGTCTCAAGAGATCTGCATACAAAAATATTTAGCCAATTATTGAAGAGCAGCCGAGCTCATGTATTTCTAGACATATCAATTATACCACCTTCTGTATCGTGAAGAGAAAAGAAGGTCAGACAGACTTACACTTCTTTGGGGTTCTGCATCCACACTAGCAATTCAGCAACATCATAAAACAGTCTTCCACCAGTGTCTATCCAACAACAGTTTCCTTCAGGACTTCTTGGGTTCTCACCAACAAGCAGAGGGTTAACCTTTTTGTTCTTTGCATTATCACTTTGCTGAGATACTTCTCCATCAGGAGAGCTTGAGCTTTTATCATCAGCAAGTggaaaagaagaaagagattCCTCTGCCAATTGACGATAAAGCACTATCCGAGGAGATGCTGATCGAAGAGTTAGAGAAAATTCAAACATTGCTACCAAAGATTCACTTAATAGAGACCTTCCATATTTTATAATTCTCTTCAAGCAATCTTTGGCAGTTTGGCAGTCAGAATTTTCATCTGCAGATTGAAGCCATAACTCGATAAAATCCCAAAAAAGGTCCTTAGATTCCTTTGATAGCAACTCCCTGTCCATCATGAGCAGAACATCACAAAATATAAAAGGAGAAAGGAAGGTTTGCTCCTCCTACAAGGAAACCCCTGAGAAGACTAATCGGGTACGTTTTGGCAAGAGAAACAATCATCGATGTGGTATCTTGTCTATATTATAATTCTATTGGATGTCCCCAAAGGGATATCCTTAATGTGTACATACATTTCTTTCATGTGCCTGAGAAAGAACTTGTTCAGGCATGATACAAGTAACCAAGACATTTATACTTCTCTGAAACCCTTGTTCTTACAGTAAATTCCTCCTTTATTTATTAGTAGAACATAACCCTGATTTTCTAGACATGTTTCTTTTGCACTATGTAAATTGCTGCAATCCATATCTTTTGTAGGTTTTCTACTTTTTGGTATTTATACGGGCAATTTGGGCTCAATCATTAATGAATTTTGcttgattaaaaaaatatatgtgaAATGCTGCAAGCATCCATATTTGAACTTGCCTAAATGTAGTTAGCTTTCCTTCTGCAATTTTATCACCCAATCTGTTTCCTCCTCTTCTTTAAACATGTGATATCCTAATATTAAAGTTGACATTACTTTCCATGGAACCATGTCCTTAAGCACTATAATAACTCAGTTCTCCAATGGCTGAGCAACAGCAAACAATAAAAGCTTTCATCCTGTCTAAATGCCTCCCACCACTTAGCCTCTCCTCTATTCTCCAAAAGTGTTTCCGTAAAGTTGTAAACTAGTACAGCTACTACTTCATAACATCCTGTCGATGCTGAACTCACAGAAACAGCACATCTACTTAGGCGAAACAGCAAACTTTTCTTGACTGGATAGAAACAAGAAGTA
The sequence above is a segment of the Lycium barbarum isolate Lr01 chromosome 6, ASM1917538v2, whole genome shotgun sequence genome. Coding sequences within it:
- the LOC132598689 gene encoding UDP-glucose:glycoprotein glucosyltransferase isoform X2; amino-acid sequence: MNLKHLGIYQDSRMETRFRFGFCVVIAVALCICLCGHSVYAGNSKPKNVQVALRAKWSGTPVILEAGELLSKESKDLFWDFIELWLQSADENSDCQTAKDCLKRIIKYGRSLLSESLVAMFEFSLTLRSASPRIVLYRQLAEESLSSFPLADDKSSSSPDGEVSQQSDNAKNKKVNPLLVGENPRSPEGNCCWIDTGGRLFYDVAELLVWMQNPKEVSLETLHPELFEFDHVHPDSNVGSPVAILYGALGTNCFEQFHRTLASAAREGKIYYVVRPVLPSGCESKSTPCGALGTRDSLNLGGYGVELALKNMEYKAMDDSTVKKGVTLEDPHTEDLSQEVRGFVFSRILERRQELTSEIMAFRDYLLSSAVSDTLDVWELKDLGHQTAQRIVHAADPLQSMQEINQNFPSVVSSLSRMKLNESIKEEIVANQRMIPPGKSLMALNGALVNIEDIDLYLLVDMVHQELSLADQYAKMKIPVSTVRKLLAALPPSESSTFRVDFRSDHVHYLNNLEVDEMYKRWRNNLNELLMPVYPGQMRYIRKNLFHAVYVLDPASICGLETIDAIVSMFENHIPMRFGVILYSTKLIKEIESGGGELPLSYREKDSPSQEDLSSLIIRLFIYIKENQGIVTAFQFLSNVNKLRIESVAEDPPEVHHVEGAFVETLLPQAKTPPQDTLLKLEKEHTFKELSEENSLFVFKLGLAKRQCCLLFNGLVHDPTEEALMNAMNDELPRIQENVYFGHINSHTDVLDKYLSESGVQRYNPQIIAEGKVKPRFVSLSALILADNSFFNEISYLHSTGTIDDLKPVTHLLAVSMASDKGMRLLREGIHYLMAGTTTGRLAVLFNSIQDPHSPSFLFMKVFQITASSYSHKKGALPFLDQICLFYQHEYMHASSAGTENVEAFMDKVFELANSNGLSSKGLKSALSGLSDEKLKVHLNKVGKFLFGRVGLECGANAVITNGRVISLVDDTTFLSHDLQLLESLEFKQRIKHIVEIIEEVKWEDIDPDMLTSKFISDIFMSVSSSISMRDRNSEGARFELLSAKYSAVVLENENSSIHIDAVIDPLSSSGQKLSSLLRLVSKSIRPSMRLVLNPMSSLVDLPLKNYYRYVIPTLDDFSSSDYTIYGPKAFFANMPPSKTLTMNLDVPEPWLVEPVVAVHDLDNMLLENLGETRTLQAVYELEALVLTGHCSEKDHEPPRGLQLILGTKSTPHLVDTLVMANLGYWQMKAFPGVWYLQLAPGRSSELYALKDDGDGGQETTLSKRITIDDLRGKLVHMEVIKKKGKEHEKLLVSADDDSHSQEKKKGNQNSWNSNILKWASGFIGGSDQSKKSKNTPVVTGGRHGKTINIFSVASGHLYERFLKIMILSVLKNTQRPVKFWFIKNYLSPQFKDVIPHMAQEYGFEYELITYKWPTWLHKQKEKQRIIWAYKILFLDVIFPLALEKVIFVDADQIVRTDMGELYDMDLKGRPLAYTPFCDNNREMDGYRFWKQGFWKEHLRGRPYHISALYVVDLLKFRETAAGDNLRVFYETLSKDPNSLSNLDQDLPNYAQHTVPIFSLPQEWLWCESWCGNATKPKAKTIDLCNNPMTKEPKLQGAKRIVEEWPELDYEARRVTAKILGEDFDPQDQAALPAEAPKTISDTPLEDEESKSEL